In Rhineura floridana isolate rRhiFlo1 chromosome 6, rRhiFlo1.hap2, whole genome shotgun sequence, one genomic interval encodes:
- the ZNF644 gene encoding zinc finger protein 644 isoform X3 produces MDETEINTQITGAKEGLLDDSNSEKKSSILKSQECETSFQKNTLALPEELSRDKSEKALSGGQMSLFIHSSAPTVSTENFILPTGTVVNGPVSHSTSIMKKGSLSLTTAQTVGHQADSCSTVTVVHDCQLPTKTSTQNSSQHQLLFLLPEAAHAKNLTHSIKNLPPSASVACDIQPSIGKSIKSDSTLVSQVEACEDSKSLLEKDGSNKSLTGTSSGTGDFGTESDTNWDPQKEFIEFLMTSEETVEKSPVQPKMGVQKRRKRKMDVSKITRYTEDCFNESNYIHDNSESLDVEFLEQSENLQVIESQKYSLAKVKPESTDEELEVVDAIQQLIYNPSNKCADDTSPVHTSTFLSNTLLNKCEQDDLESPSNFSTDEPSFYPCTKCNVNFREKKHLHRHMMYHLDGNSHFRHLNVPRPYACRECGRTFRDRNSLLKHMIIHQERRQKLMEEIRELKELQDEGRSARLQCPQCVFGTNCPKTFVQHAKTHEKDKRYYCCEECNFMAVTENELECHRGIAHGAVVKCSMITTDISQRKIQKKALVKDSYMESSKKSADYMCKMCPFTTSARSILKKHMEYLHPTSCIDPFGSRLRLEKRKSHIIEEPLEFVSRTKHLIKQSSAFPKNSVLKQDIKRPFGSAFQSSNFAKLHRRPPRIQKARKSVAQSAKLAGKKDSYETEDESSWDNVELYDYTTRSVEDDSYSDINQEHVNLFPLFKGKMEEETGGKSSLRYEQNDGFYFEYYEDGESSNYLHDFQDPHNLENIGTTLPKHNSVFHWTDLSLEKKNCPYCPATFETGVGLSNHVRGHLHRAGLSYEARHVVSPEQIATSDKMQHFKRTVTGTPVKRVRKAIEKSESSSEHTCQLCGGWFDTKIGLSNHVRGHLKRLGKTKWDAHKSPICVLNEMMQNEEKYEKILKALNSRRIIPRPFVAQKLSSNDEFLSQNVIPLEAYRNGLKTEDISVSASEEEGLSFLNECDEAKSVLHDDKKNQSVTLIELLKNKRLGEERNPDTSPQKIHNQTARKRFVQKCVLPLDEDSPLMYQPQKMDLTMQSGMPVKLRTCVHCNTAFTSAVSLSNHLRAYARKKSAGLLTGTAIDCKQKKSRSRSGSKKKILPLPHGADEVYILRCRFCGLVFRGPLSVQEDWIKHLQRHIVNANLPRTGAGMVEVTSLLKKPASITETSFSFLMAEAAS; encoded by the exons ATGGATGAAACAGAGATCAATACTCAGATCACTGGTGCTAAAGAAGGACTTCTAGATGATAGCAACTCTGAAAAGAAGAGCAGCATTCTCAAATCACAAGAATGTGAAACGTCATTTCAGAAAAATACATTAGCTCTGCCTGAAGAGTTATCAAGGGACAAGTCTGAAAAAGCCTTAAGTGGAGGCCAAATGTCTCTGTTTATACACTCTAGTGCTCCTACTGTTTCAACTGAAAATTTTATTCTGCCTACAGGAACTGTTGTTAATGGACCAGTTTCACACTCCACTTCCATTATGAAAAAAGGCAGCCTTTCATTAACCACTGCACAAACTGTGGGCCATCAGGCAGATTCTTGCTCAACTGTGACGGTGGTACATGATTGCCAACTTCCCACAAAGACTTCGACCCAAAATTCAAGTCAGCACCAACTTTTGTTTTTGTTACCTGAAGCAGCACATGCTAAGAACCTAACACATTCCATAAAAAATCTACCTCCCTCTGCTTCTGTTGCTTGTGACATACAGCCATCTATAGGAAAAAGCATAAAATCAGATAGCACTTTAGTCAGCCAAGTAGAAGCGTGTGAGGATAGCAAAAGTTTGCTAGAAAAAGATGGTAGTAACAAATCATTGACAGGCACATCCTCAGGTACAGGTGACTTTGGAACTGAAAGTGATACAAACTGGGATCCACAGAAGGAGTTTATAGAATTTCTCATGACAAGTGAAGAAACGGTAGAGAAGTCACCAGTTCAGCCTAAAATGGGTGtacaaaaaaggagaaaaagaaagatGGATGTTAGCAAAATAACACGTTATACTGAGGACTGTTTTAATGAATCAAATTATATTCATGACAACTCAGAATCACTAGATGTTGAATTTTTGGAGCAGAGTGAGAATCTACAAGTAATAGAATCGCAGAAATATTCATTAGCAAAAGTGAAGCCTGAATCAACAGATGAGGAATTGGAAGTTGTGGATGCCATCCAACAATTAATTTATAATCCAAGTAataaatgtgcagatgatacttCTCCTGTTCACACTAGCACTTTTCTTTCTAATACTCTGTTAAACAAATGTGAACAAGATGATTTGGAATCACCATCTAATTTCAGTACTGATGAGCCATCATTTTATCCCTGTACAAAGTGCAATGTGAATTTTAGGGAAAAGAAGCACCTGCACAGGCACATGATGTATCATTTGGATGGCAATAGTCACTTTCGTCATTTAAATGTTCCAAGGCCTTATGCATGTAGGGAATGTGGCCGGACCTTTCGAGACCGTAATTCCCTTCTTAAACATATGATAATTCACCAGGAAAGAAGACAGAAACTGATGGAGGAAATTCGTGAATTGAAAGAACTTCAGGATGAGGGTAGGAGTGCACGGTTACAGTGTCCACAATGTGTATTTGGTACCAATTGTCCCAAAACCTTTGTGCAGCATGCTAAAACCCATGAGAAAGATAAAAGGTACTACTGCTGTGAAGAATGTAACTTTATGGCAGTGACAGAGAATGAGCTTGAATGTCATCGAGGGATTGCCCATGGTGCAGTGGTGAAATGTTCAATGATCACTACAGATATATCCCAGAGAAAAATACAGAAGAAGGCATTAGTGAAAGATTCCTACATGGAATCATCAAAAAAGTCAGCTGACTATATGTGCAAAATGTGTCCATTTACTACATCAGCcagaagcattttaaaaaaacatatggaATATTTGCATCCAACATCATGCATAGATCCTTTTGGTAGCCGTCTTAGactagaaaaaagaaaaagtcacATTATAGAAGAACCTTTAGAATTTGTTAGCAGGACTAAACATTTAATCAAACAATCATCTGCCTTTCCAAAGAACTCTGTTTTAAAACAAGATATAAAAAGACCATTTGGCTCTGCATTCCAGTCAAGTAACTTTGCAAAACTTCACAGGAGACCCCCCAGGATACAGAAGGCTCGGAAAAGCGTTGCACAGTCAGCT aAACTTGCTGGGAAAAAAGACAGCTATGAAACGGAGGATGAAAGTTCATGGGATAATGTTGAACTGTATGATTACACTACACGGTCTGTGGAGGATGATTCTTACAGTGATATTAATCAGGAGCATGTAAACCTGTTCCCTTTATTTAAAGgtaaaatggaagaagaaactggtGGTAAATCCTCTCTTAGATATGAGCAAAATGATGGATTTTATTTTGAGTATTATGAAGATGGCGAAAGTAGCAATTATCTGCATGATTTTCAAGATCCTCATAATTTAGAAAACATAGGCACAACATTGCCAAAGCATAACTCTGTTTTCCATTGGACTGACTTATCACTTGAGAAAAAAAACTGTCCATATTGTCCAGCAACTTTTGAAACAGGTGTTGGATTGTCTAATCACGTCCGCGGGCATCTTCACAGAGCTGGGTTAAGCTATGAAGCCCGTCATGTTGTCTCACCTGAGCAGATAGCAACAAGCGAcaaaatgcagcatttcaaaagaACTGTAACAGGAACCCCTGTTAAACGAGTTAGAAAAG CTATTGAGAAATCAGAAAGTTCTTCAGAACATACATGCCAGCTCTGTGGAGGTTGGTTTGACACTAAAATAGGATTATCTAATCATGTTCGAGGACACCTAAAAAGGCTTGGTAAAACCAAATGGGATGCACACAAATCTCCAATCTGCGTTCTAAATGAGATGAtgcaaaatgaagaaaaatatgaaaaaatcCTGAAGGCATTGAACAGTCGGCGTATTATTCCCAGACCATTTGTTGCTCAGAAACTTTCATCAAATGATGAGTTTTTATCTCAAAATGTTATACCTCTTGAAGCATACCGCAATGGCCTAAAGACTGAAGATATATCTGTATCTGCATCAGAGGAAGAAGGGCTGAGTTTCCTCAATGAATGTGATGAAGCAAAATCAGTACTACATGATGACAAAAAAAATCAGTCAGTCACACTGATAGaacttttgaaaaataaaaggtTAGGAGAAGAAAGAAATCCTGATACCTCTCCTCAAAAGATCCATAATCAAACTGCAAGAAAGAGGTTTGTTCAAAAATGTGTTCTTCCATTAGATGAAGACAGTCCTTTGATGTATCAGCCACAAAAAATGGACTTGACTATGCAGTCAG GTATGCCTGTGAAGCTTAGAACGTGTGTGCATTGCAATACGGCGTTTACAAGTGCTGTTAGCCTGTCCAACCACTTACGCGCTTATGCACGAAAGAAGAGTGCTGGACTTTTGACTGGGACAG
- the ZNF644 gene encoding zinc finger protein 644 isoform X1 has product MDETEINTQITGAKEGLLDDSNSEKKSSILKSQECETSFQKNTLALPEELSRDKSEKALSGGQMSLFIHSSAPTVSTENFILPTGTVVNGPVSHSTSIMKKGSLSLTTAQTVGHQADSCSTVTVVHDCQLPTKTSTQNSSQHQLLFLLPEAAHAKNLTHSIKNLPPSASVACDIQPSIGKSIKSDSTLVSQVEACEDSKSLLEKDGSNKSLTGTSSGTGDFGTESDTNWDPQKEFIEFLMTSEETVEKSPVQPKMGVQKRRKRKMDVSKITRYTEDCFNESNYIHDNSESLDVEFLEQSENLQVIESQKYSLAKVKPESTDEELEVVDAIQQLIYNPSNKCADDTSPVHTSTFLSNTLLNKCEQDDLESPSNFSTDEPSFYPCTKCNVNFREKKHLHRHMMYHLDGNSHFRHLNVPRPYACRECGRTFRDRNSLLKHMIIHQERRQKLMEEIRELKELQDEGRSARLQCPQCVFGTNCPKTFVQHAKTHEKDKRYYCCEECNFMAVTENELECHRGIAHGAVVKCSMITTDISQRKIQKKALVKDSYMESSKKSADYMCKMCPFTTSARSILKKHMEYLHPTSCIDPFGSRLRLEKRKSHIIEEPLEFVSRTKHLIKQSSAFPKNSVLKQDIKRPFGSAFQSSNFAKLHRRPPRIQKARKSVAQSAVSVYGQSSTDKPILYRNSTGQKSKYLHHAEKQKASVKANSNYLYRYKHEKHGIKKSSSPYLLHLKREATRSVRSLPLLSSNNSHGRFIMDSLNYDAKRPGIYKDKHVTVKRLVKRPKREGSVTGDDLDSYPDFLHKMTVVVLQKLAGKKDSYETEDESSWDNVELYDYTTRSVEDDSYSDINQEHVNLFPLFKGKMEEETGGKSSLRYEQNDGFYFEYYEDGESSNYLHDFQDPHNLENIGTTLPKHNSVFHWTDLSLEKKNCPYCPATFETGVGLSNHVRGHLHRAGLSYEARHVVSPEQIATSDKMQHFKRTVTGTPVKRVRKAIEKSESSSEHTCQLCGGWFDTKIGLSNHVRGHLKRLGKTKWDAHKSPICVLNEMMQNEEKYEKILKALNSRRIIPRPFVAQKLSSNDEFLSQNVIPLEAYRNGLKTEDISVSASEEEGLSFLNECDEAKSVLHDDKKNQSVTLIELLKNKRLGEERNPDTSPQKIHNQTARKRFVQKCVLPLDEDSPLMYQPQKMDLTMQSGMPVKLRTCVHCNTAFTSAVSLSNHLRAYARKKSAGLLTGTAIDCKQKKSRSRSGSKKKILPLPHGADEVYILRCRFCGLVFRGPLSVQEDWIKHLQRHIVNANLPRTGAGMVEVTSLLKKPASITETSFSFLMAEAAS; this is encoded by the exons ATGGATGAAACAGAGATCAATACTCAGATCACTGGTGCTAAAGAAGGACTTCTAGATGATAGCAACTCTGAAAAGAAGAGCAGCATTCTCAAATCACAAGAATGTGAAACGTCATTTCAGAAAAATACATTAGCTCTGCCTGAAGAGTTATCAAGGGACAAGTCTGAAAAAGCCTTAAGTGGAGGCCAAATGTCTCTGTTTATACACTCTAGTGCTCCTACTGTTTCAACTGAAAATTTTATTCTGCCTACAGGAACTGTTGTTAATGGACCAGTTTCACACTCCACTTCCATTATGAAAAAAGGCAGCCTTTCATTAACCACTGCACAAACTGTGGGCCATCAGGCAGATTCTTGCTCAACTGTGACGGTGGTACATGATTGCCAACTTCCCACAAAGACTTCGACCCAAAATTCAAGTCAGCACCAACTTTTGTTTTTGTTACCTGAAGCAGCACATGCTAAGAACCTAACACATTCCATAAAAAATCTACCTCCCTCTGCTTCTGTTGCTTGTGACATACAGCCATCTATAGGAAAAAGCATAAAATCAGATAGCACTTTAGTCAGCCAAGTAGAAGCGTGTGAGGATAGCAAAAGTTTGCTAGAAAAAGATGGTAGTAACAAATCATTGACAGGCACATCCTCAGGTACAGGTGACTTTGGAACTGAAAGTGATACAAACTGGGATCCACAGAAGGAGTTTATAGAATTTCTCATGACAAGTGAAGAAACGGTAGAGAAGTCACCAGTTCAGCCTAAAATGGGTGtacaaaaaaggagaaaaagaaagatGGATGTTAGCAAAATAACACGTTATACTGAGGACTGTTTTAATGAATCAAATTATATTCATGACAACTCAGAATCACTAGATGTTGAATTTTTGGAGCAGAGTGAGAATCTACAAGTAATAGAATCGCAGAAATATTCATTAGCAAAAGTGAAGCCTGAATCAACAGATGAGGAATTGGAAGTTGTGGATGCCATCCAACAATTAATTTATAATCCAAGTAataaatgtgcagatgatacttCTCCTGTTCACACTAGCACTTTTCTTTCTAATACTCTGTTAAACAAATGTGAACAAGATGATTTGGAATCACCATCTAATTTCAGTACTGATGAGCCATCATTTTATCCCTGTACAAAGTGCAATGTGAATTTTAGGGAAAAGAAGCACCTGCACAGGCACATGATGTATCATTTGGATGGCAATAGTCACTTTCGTCATTTAAATGTTCCAAGGCCTTATGCATGTAGGGAATGTGGCCGGACCTTTCGAGACCGTAATTCCCTTCTTAAACATATGATAATTCACCAGGAAAGAAGACAGAAACTGATGGAGGAAATTCGTGAATTGAAAGAACTTCAGGATGAGGGTAGGAGTGCACGGTTACAGTGTCCACAATGTGTATTTGGTACCAATTGTCCCAAAACCTTTGTGCAGCATGCTAAAACCCATGAGAAAGATAAAAGGTACTACTGCTGTGAAGAATGTAACTTTATGGCAGTGACAGAGAATGAGCTTGAATGTCATCGAGGGATTGCCCATGGTGCAGTGGTGAAATGTTCAATGATCACTACAGATATATCCCAGAGAAAAATACAGAAGAAGGCATTAGTGAAAGATTCCTACATGGAATCATCAAAAAAGTCAGCTGACTATATGTGCAAAATGTGTCCATTTACTACATCAGCcagaagcattttaaaaaaacatatggaATATTTGCATCCAACATCATGCATAGATCCTTTTGGTAGCCGTCTTAGactagaaaaaagaaaaagtcacATTATAGAAGAACCTTTAGAATTTGTTAGCAGGACTAAACATTTAATCAAACAATCATCTGCCTTTCCAAAGAACTCTGTTTTAAAACAAGATATAAAAAGACCATTTGGCTCTGCATTCCAGTCAAGTAACTTTGCAAAACTTCACAGGAGACCCCCCAGGATACAGAAGGCTCGGAAAAGCGTTGCACAGTCAGCTGTAAGTGTGTATGGTCAAAGCTCTACAGACAAGCCTATTTTGTATAGAAATAGCACTGGCCAAAAATCTAAATATTTGCATCATGCAGAAAAGCAAAAGGCTAGTGTCAAAGCTAACAGTAATTATTTATATAGATACAAACATGAAAAGCATGGGATTAAAAAATCTAGCAGCCCTTATCTTTTACATTtaaaaagggaagctacaagatcTGTCAGGTCCTTACCTTTATTGTCTTCAAATAATTCTCATGGTAGATTTATTATGGATTCTCTAAATTATGATGCAAAAAGACCAGGAATCTATAAAGATAAGCATGTAACTGTAAAAAGATTGGTTAAAAGACCAAAAAGGGAAGGCTCTGTAACAGGAGATGATTTGGACAGTTATCCAGACTTTCTACATAAAAtgactgttgttgttttgcagaAACTTGCTGGGAAAAAAGACAGCTATGAAACGGAGGATGAAAGTTCATGGGATAATGTTGAACTGTATGATTACACTACACGGTCTGTGGAGGATGATTCTTACAGTGATATTAATCAGGAGCATGTAAACCTGTTCCCTTTATTTAAAGgtaaaatggaagaagaaactggtGGTAAATCCTCTCTTAGATATGAGCAAAATGATGGATTTTATTTTGAGTATTATGAAGATGGCGAAAGTAGCAATTATCTGCATGATTTTCAAGATCCTCATAATTTAGAAAACATAGGCACAACATTGCCAAAGCATAACTCTGTTTTCCATTGGACTGACTTATCACTTGAGAAAAAAAACTGTCCATATTGTCCAGCAACTTTTGAAACAGGTGTTGGATTGTCTAATCACGTCCGCGGGCATCTTCACAGAGCTGGGTTAAGCTATGAAGCCCGTCATGTTGTCTCACCTGAGCAGATAGCAACAAGCGAcaaaatgcagcatttcaaaagaACTGTAACAGGAACCCCTGTTAAACGAGTTAGAAAAG CTATTGAGAAATCAGAAAGTTCTTCAGAACATACATGCCAGCTCTGTGGAGGTTGGTTTGACACTAAAATAGGATTATCTAATCATGTTCGAGGACACCTAAAAAGGCTTGGTAAAACCAAATGGGATGCACACAAATCTCCAATCTGCGTTCTAAATGAGATGAtgcaaaatgaagaaaaatatgaaaaaatcCTGAAGGCATTGAACAGTCGGCGTATTATTCCCAGACCATTTGTTGCTCAGAAACTTTCATCAAATGATGAGTTTTTATCTCAAAATGTTATACCTCTTGAAGCATACCGCAATGGCCTAAAGACTGAAGATATATCTGTATCTGCATCAGAGGAAGAAGGGCTGAGTTTCCTCAATGAATGTGATGAAGCAAAATCAGTACTACATGATGACAAAAAAAATCAGTCAGTCACACTGATAGaacttttgaaaaataaaaggtTAGGAGAAGAAAGAAATCCTGATACCTCTCCTCAAAAGATCCATAATCAAACTGCAAGAAAGAGGTTTGTTCAAAAATGTGTTCTTCCATTAGATGAAGACAGTCCTTTGATGTATCAGCCACAAAAAATGGACTTGACTATGCAGTCAG GTATGCCTGTGAAGCTTAGAACGTGTGTGCATTGCAATACGGCGTTTACAAGTGCTGTTAGCCTGTCCAACCACTTACGCGCTTATGCACGAAAGAAGAGTGCTGGACTTTTGACTGGGACAG
- the ZNF644 gene encoding zinc finger protein 644 isoform X5, with translation MDETEINTQITGAKEGLLDDSNSEKKSSILKSQECETSFQKNTLALPEELSRDKSEKALSGGQMSLFIHSSAPTVSTENFILPTGTVVNGPVSHSTSIMKKGSLSLTTAQTVGHQADSCSTVTVVHDCQLPTKTSTQNSSQHQLLFLLPEAAHAKNLTHSIKNLPPSASVACDIQPSIGKSIKSDSTLVSQVEACEDSKSLLEKDGSNKSLTGTSSGTGDFGTESDTNWDPQKEFIEFLMTSEETVEKSPVQPKMGVQKRRKRKMDVSKITRYTEDCFNESNYIHDNSESLDVEFLEQSENLQVIESQKYSLAKVKPESTDEELEVVDAIQQLIYNPSNKCADDTSPVHTSTFLSNTLLNKCEQDDLESPSNFSTDEPSFYPCTKCNVNFREKKHLHRHMMYHLDGNSHFRHLNVPRPYACRECGRTFRDRNSLLKHMIIHQERRQKLMEEIRELKELQDEGRSARLQCPQCVFGTNCPKTFVQHAKTHEKDKRYYCCEECNFMAVTENELECHRGIAHGAVVKCSMITTDISQRKIQKKALVKDSYMESSKKSADYMCKMCPFTTSARSILKKHMEYLHPTSCIDPFGSRLRLEKRKSHIIEEPLEFVSRTKHLIKQSSAFPKNSVLKQDIKRPFGSAFQSSNFAKLHRRPPRIQKARKSVAQSAKLAGKKDSYETEDESSWDNVELYDYTTRSVEDDSYSDINQEHVNLFPLFKAIEKSESSSEHTCQLCGGWFDTKIGLSNHVRGHLKRLGKTKWDAHKSPICVLNEMMQNEEKYEKILKALNSRRIIPRPFVAQKLSSNDEFLSQNVIPLEAYRNGLKTEDISVSASEEEGLSFLNECDEAKSVLHDDKKNQSVTLIELLKNKRLGEERNPDTSPQKIHNQTARKRFVQKCVLPLDEDSPLMYQPQKMDLTMQSGMPVKLRTCVHCNTAFTSAVSLSNHLRAYARKKSAGLLTGTAIDCKQKKSRSRSGSKKKILPLPHGADEVYILRCRFCGLVFRGPLSVQEDWIKHLQRHIVNANLPRTGAGMVEVTSLLKKPASITETSFSFLMAEAAS, from the exons ATGGATGAAACAGAGATCAATACTCAGATCACTGGTGCTAAAGAAGGACTTCTAGATGATAGCAACTCTGAAAAGAAGAGCAGCATTCTCAAATCACAAGAATGTGAAACGTCATTTCAGAAAAATACATTAGCTCTGCCTGAAGAGTTATCAAGGGACAAGTCTGAAAAAGCCTTAAGTGGAGGCCAAATGTCTCTGTTTATACACTCTAGTGCTCCTACTGTTTCAACTGAAAATTTTATTCTGCCTACAGGAACTGTTGTTAATGGACCAGTTTCACACTCCACTTCCATTATGAAAAAAGGCAGCCTTTCATTAACCACTGCACAAACTGTGGGCCATCAGGCAGATTCTTGCTCAACTGTGACGGTGGTACATGATTGCCAACTTCCCACAAAGACTTCGACCCAAAATTCAAGTCAGCACCAACTTTTGTTTTTGTTACCTGAAGCAGCACATGCTAAGAACCTAACACATTCCATAAAAAATCTACCTCCCTCTGCTTCTGTTGCTTGTGACATACAGCCATCTATAGGAAAAAGCATAAAATCAGATAGCACTTTAGTCAGCCAAGTAGAAGCGTGTGAGGATAGCAAAAGTTTGCTAGAAAAAGATGGTAGTAACAAATCATTGACAGGCACATCCTCAGGTACAGGTGACTTTGGAACTGAAAGTGATACAAACTGGGATCCACAGAAGGAGTTTATAGAATTTCTCATGACAAGTGAAGAAACGGTAGAGAAGTCACCAGTTCAGCCTAAAATGGGTGtacaaaaaaggagaaaaagaaagatGGATGTTAGCAAAATAACACGTTATACTGAGGACTGTTTTAATGAATCAAATTATATTCATGACAACTCAGAATCACTAGATGTTGAATTTTTGGAGCAGAGTGAGAATCTACAAGTAATAGAATCGCAGAAATATTCATTAGCAAAAGTGAAGCCTGAATCAACAGATGAGGAATTGGAAGTTGTGGATGCCATCCAACAATTAATTTATAATCCAAGTAataaatgtgcagatgatacttCTCCTGTTCACACTAGCACTTTTCTTTCTAATACTCTGTTAAACAAATGTGAACAAGATGATTTGGAATCACCATCTAATTTCAGTACTGATGAGCCATCATTTTATCCCTGTACAAAGTGCAATGTGAATTTTAGGGAAAAGAAGCACCTGCACAGGCACATGATGTATCATTTGGATGGCAATAGTCACTTTCGTCATTTAAATGTTCCAAGGCCTTATGCATGTAGGGAATGTGGCCGGACCTTTCGAGACCGTAATTCCCTTCTTAAACATATGATAATTCACCAGGAAAGAAGACAGAAACTGATGGAGGAAATTCGTGAATTGAAAGAACTTCAGGATGAGGGTAGGAGTGCACGGTTACAGTGTCCACAATGTGTATTTGGTACCAATTGTCCCAAAACCTTTGTGCAGCATGCTAAAACCCATGAGAAAGATAAAAGGTACTACTGCTGTGAAGAATGTAACTTTATGGCAGTGACAGAGAATGAGCTTGAATGTCATCGAGGGATTGCCCATGGTGCAGTGGTGAAATGTTCAATGATCACTACAGATATATCCCAGAGAAAAATACAGAAGAAGGCATTAGTGAAAGATTCCTACATGGAATCATCAAAAAAGTCAGCTGACTATATGTGCAAAATGTGTCCATTTACTACATCAGCcagaagcattttaaaaaaacatatggaATATTTGCATCCAACATCATGCATAGATCCTTTTGGTAGCCGTCTTAGactagaaaaaagaaaaagtcacATTATAGAAGAACCTTTAGAATTTGTTAGCAGGACTAAACATTTAATCAAACAATCATCTGCCTTTCCAAAGAACTCTGTTTTAAAACAAGATATAAAAAGACCATTTGGCTCTGCATTCCAGTCAAGTAACTTTGCAAAACTTCACAGGAGACCCCCCAGGATACAGAAGGCTCGGAAAAGCGTTGCACAGTCAGCT aAACTTGCTGGGAAAAAAGACAGCTATGAAACGGAGGATGAAAGTTCATGGGATAATGTTGAACTGTATGATTACACTACACGGTCTGTGGAGGATGATTCTTACAGTGATATTAATCAGGAGCATGTAAACCTGTTCCCTTTATTTAAAG CTATTGAGAAATCAGAAAGTTCTTCAGAACATACATGCCAGCTCTGTGGAGGTTGGTTTGACACTAAAATAGGATTATCTAATCATGTTCGAGGACACCTAAAAAGGCTTGGTAAAACCAAATGGGATGCACACAAATCTCCAATCTGCGTTCTAAATGAGATGAtgcaaaatgaagaaaaatatgaaaaaatcCTGAAGGCATTGAACAGTCGGCGTATTATTCCCAGACCATTTGTTGCTCAGAAACTTTCATCAAATGATGAGTTTTTATCTCAAAATGTTATACCTCTTGAAGCATACCGCAATGGCCTAAAGACTGAAGATATATCTGTATCTGCATCAGAGGAAGAAGGGCTGAGTTTCCTCAATGAATGTGATGAAGCAAAATCAGTACTACATGATGACAAAAAAAATCAGTCAGTCACACTGATAGaacttttgaaaaataaaaggtTAGGAGAAGAAAGAAATCCTGATACCTCTCCTCAAAAGATCCATAATCAAACTGCAAGAAAGAGGTTTGTTCAAAAATGTGTTCTTCCATTAGATGAAGACAGTCCTTTGATGTATCAGCCACAAAAAATGGACTTGACTATGCAGTCAG GTATGCCTGTGAAGCTTAGAACGTGTGTGCATTGCAATACGGCGTTTACAAGTGCTGTTAGCCTGTCCAACCACTTACGCGCTTATGCACGAAAGAAGAGTGCTGGACTTTTGACTGGGACAG